Below is a genomic region from Procambarus clarkii isolate CNS0578487 chromosome 27, FALCON_Pclarkii_2.0, whole genome shotgun sequence.
TGTGGAACAAACCAGTATGAACTAAACGACAAGTGCATCACTCACCCTCCGGTGTGAGACCAGTTGAGGCCGTAGAATGGGTAGCCAGAGGGCCAGGCGAAGTCGTAGCCGCTACGGTAACCTCCCGTCCAGATGTACTCCAGCTTGTCTGGAGGAGGGACGCAAATAATTATGCTCATAACTGTTAACAATCCAACATGAGAGACGCAGGCGACAATAACAGAAGCACAACAAACAAATGGGTTCATTACTTTATGCTCGTCTCTAAACAGTGTGAATAATTACAAAGATTTCATGCTACAGATTTCATGATACAAATGATAATCAGTTTATTTTATTCGAAGGTTTTATAATTGGTAACTGAGTTATATAAGATGAACTGGGTAAAGGAAAATGCATGGTAATATTGGAGAAACAAGTAATCGTTCCTGACCTTGGTAGATGACGTTTGAGATGATTTTGTCCTCTTCATGACTCTCGATGCTGACACCCTGCCATCCCTTGCCAAGACTGGAGCAGTAATAGTTGGCACTGTGCCAGTCGTACTTCTTGCCTCCATCGTGACGCCACGAGAAGTGGTAGTCGCTTCCACCAGCACTCAGATCAACCTGCAATATTGCAACAGTCGGCTCAAAATTAAAAAGAAACTAATACTTATCTTGATATAGTTTACTGCCTTAGACATACGGATTATTAAAGTATATTCTCATATGTATCCAATGAACTTAATTCGCCAAGGACTCCTTTCAACTATTCATTATATAATTACATTCGTAACTACCATATTTTATGGTAGTTAAGAACTCACCAGTTtgtagcccccaccaccactatagcCGCCACCATGGACGCCGCCGCCTCCACCAAAGCCGCCACCATGAGCGAAACCTCCGCCAAATCCAGCTCCACCACGTCCGCCGGCGTAGGGGCCCAAATACTCGGCCGTCGCCACAACAGCAACACTGAGAATCAACACAGCCTTCATCTGCAACACAGAGGTGTGCAATTACTTCTCGGCACGTGAGGAGGGCGTGTAGACCACGTAGCTACATATTACAGTGTTGTGTTTTAGGGGACATGTCATTATAATTACcccaacacatttctcaacattcACTTTACCAAGTCCTCCATTGGTCATTCACATATGAAATTCCCCGGAATGAAGTAGCGCTAATGTGGTGAACAATACCGTAGTTACAAGAGCAACACTGTCACACGCATCCAAACATTGTCACGCATAATAAAACCCATTCACGAATACCAGTAAAATACTCACGTCCTTCATAACATTAAAAGtcccacacagaacacacaccctCATCAAAGTGCTGCCACGCTCACCAGAATAAGATCAAGACCACCAGAACATTATCACACTCACTATCATGCCCAACAAAAGAACTCTTTCAGGCCCATCAGGAGAACGCTCTGACGAGCACCAAGAGAATGTACTCGTTACATGAACACTCCACGCTCTTCAGAACATTCTAACACCTCACCAATGAAACTCCCTCACCCATCAGGAAAAGCCAACACCTACCGTGAGCCGCCAGGGAGTGTAGCCACCGCCAGGTCTCGCCCCCTTATATATCTCGCTGTCATTGTGCCATCAGGGTCACCGTCAGCGCCTCCAGAGAGCTGAAGCGTTACCTTCATGATTATGTTACCAGTGCGAAACGAAAGATTATTTGACTGGTTATTAGTGAACGTTGACTCGTAAATTCAATTATTTTTACTCAACTTACATGTTTTCCAATGAGGTTTCTGTAGCCTTCCggtgtgtgtacgtgggtgtgtgtTCGTGAGTTTTTAAGGTGTTTTTAATAATGGATGGTAGTTTTATGTTATGTTTTGTAATTAAGCTTAGAAAACATCTAAATTCGACTAGAATAATTAGTTGAGTTCATATTATGTTCATCAGTGTGGAGCCTAACTAGGATAAGTTAATCGTCAACGAGATAAAACAAAGAGTGAGAACAGACGCTGACCATAACTCATGGCCAGCTTTATCACAAGTTATTAGTGACGCCAGACTGGTGAGGTTCCAAGGATCCTCTCTTATagggtgcttacctatcagtgtttATCTATCGGTGACGACGTGGAAGTAAAGTCTAGCTCATTATACACCGCcctagccttgttgtacctgttgcgttattGTTTAACTATTCTAATGTTCAAATTCTTGGTCgagtctggccttaaagttgtggatggagtgaCCTCCACTTGTTGACCTCCCGATCACGGTATGAGCATTTCCTTAAATTTCTTTGACTCATTTGGatatccagcttccacctgtgtcgttTTGTCCTACTCTCTCTTAATATAAAGATTTGTCTTGTCCAACTTTGTCTAGTCACCTCAGTTCCTTGTATTTTTTTCATTATATCTCTATTTCTACTGTCCGCCACTTCCTTCAATCTATTCTCATAGATTGACCCTATTAGCTCTGACACttatcttgttgcaaacctttgatTTTTTCGATTATAGTTTTATTCCTCACAAGATATGGATTCCAGGCTGTTGTTGCATATTCCATTCTAACAGAAGCTGTGTAGGTTGTCTCGAAAAAGTCCTGATTTCGGTTTCTTAACAGCGTTCTAATCTTTGTCACCATCCCATATGCTGCCTATATCACCCTGCCAATGTGTGCTTCTGATGTTAGCGTTAGAATTATATCTACTCCAAAAATCACTTTCTCTCTCCGATTCCTGAAGCAAGATTCTTTTTTTTTGTCTTCTATTTATGGTGTAGAAACCTTCTGGTATTCTTTTTCCCTTCAtcgtcttcattaccttacacttattgGAAATGAACTCCAGCAACAATTTGTTGTGAGTTTGTCAAAGTACTTCctgaaactttctatattctttcTCGGTTCTTATATTCCTCATTAGCTTTGCATCGTCTGTATACATTGACAAATAAACGAGCTCACTCCTTCAAGTAGATCATTCACGTAAATTAGGAACAGTAGCGTTCCAAAGACTGAGCCTTGGGGGACCCCACTTGCTTACAGTCCTTCAACTCGAGTCCTCTCCTCTGATTATAATACTTTGTCTTCTGTCCTTCAGATACTCCCTTACATAGTTCAGTGCCTTCCCAATTATCTCATCTTGCTTCTCCATTCTGTGCACCTCTTTCGTGAGGAACAGTGTCCAGTGTTTTTTGGCAATGGCAAATGTAATCTACCCAGTTATCGTTTTCGAGTCGtattttagtaaccttgtcaTCTAACTTGATGACGTTTGTCAGGCGCGACTTTTCccttctaaatccatgttgggctTTTGTTACAAAGTTTATCCTCTCAAGGTGATCCATTAATCGCATCCTGATTACTCTCTCCCGCGCTTTACAGACAATACCTCTCAGAGACCGGAGGAGCTTTGGGGAACCTCAGTCATGGGTGAAAAGAGTGACAGAAGGCAGGAGGGGCTCCAGGAACCTGTCATGGGTGGGGGTGGTATTGGGCAAGTGGGATTCTGAGACCCCCTCTGTCATAGATTATACAAGATATAAACATGCATAAGTGCCTACTGCTTTTTCTGTACATTTTCTTAGCGATCACAACCAGAATTATAGTACAGTCCACTACAATAATATCaggaaaattattatatatatgtgtgccgAGCTTTTAGAAGTAGTGAATCATTGCTGACAATGACCACGTATTTGCTAAGCATTTTCTTTTGTCGCGGAGAAATCAGTCAAATAAAACCAGGAGAGGAGGGAAGGTGCGACATGGTCAGCGACACGTACACCCTGGACGGAATATGGCACCTCGGCGACCGTGTCATATGGCACCTCGGCGACCGTGTCATATGGCACCTCGGCGACTGTGTCATATGGCACCTTAGCGACCGTGTCATATGGTACCTAAGCGACCGTGTCATATGGCACTTCAGCGACCATGTCATATGGCACCTCGGCGACCGTGTCATATGGCACCTCAGCGACCGTGTCATATGGCACCTCAGCGACCGTGTCATATGGCACCTCAGCGACCGTGTCATATGGCACCTCAGCGACCGTGTCATATGCACTGTGACAAATACAGTCACTAATTTGTAATTTTCTAATTGTCACAATTATTTATGGGTAATTAAATTATGGTTGTTGAACTATTACCACAATCATTCATAGGTAATAACAGATGTAGTTGCTGAACCGTAAATAACAAATAACACATTCAATATGTTATATTGAATACGTGATATGACACTTCAGACGATTctgcaattatattattattcAACATTTAATTATGAATCTCGATggggtctcggtagtacagttgggttcgctCTCGAGACACATTTTGGATATCACATTTCGAATCCAGCACAGGATAATAATCAGtgtgcacgtttcctttcacctaatgcaacaGTTCATCTAGTATTTGTGGCAGTAAATAGGAGTTACGCAACTGTTGTAGGGCTGCATACTGAGGACGGTCAGTAATTAAACATTAAGGGGACCTTGATTCAAGCCTAaagtacatatattatatatatatatatatatatatatatatatatatatatatatatatatatatatatatatatgatcgatgttcccttcgggaatcttaattttaagatgaataggaaaaccagggatatactgaacatcttgtttcagattctttactttaaaatgcataacgtttcga
It encodes:
- the LOC123762819 gene encoding uncharacterized protein translates to MKAVLILSVAVVATAEYLGPYAGGRGGAGFGGGFAHGGGFGGGGGVHGGGYSGGGGYKLVDLSAGGSDYHFSWRHDGGKKYDWHSANYYCSSLGKGWQGVSIESHEEDKIISNVIYQDKLEYIWTGGYRSGYDFAWPSGYPFYGLNWSHTGGEGRPQPDNRENGKEFCLAVLNNFYKDGIRWHDVACHHEKAIVCERRRGGHYG